The DNA region GCCAATTGTCTATCTTTTATAGCAATGTAAACAAGCACACCATTACGCAGTAGCGTTTTCTCCATCTCTAATCCATCAAATAATTCTTTGGCGCGATCGATCGGATCTACAAATCGACAATGACTTTCGATAAATAGGCGAATTTCTCCGCTGGTATTTTTTTCGGCACTTTGTATTGCCGCAACGATATCTTGTTGCTGAGATTCAGTAAAATATTGTTGCGGCTTTTTTCGTAAAATAGAAAACATATATATGATCTATTAGAATTTAACTTCTGGAGCTTTTTGAGCTGCAGCATCCGCTTCGAATGGCGCTTTTGCCTTGAATCCAGAAATGCCAGCAATGATATTTCCAGGGAAAGTACGTACTGCTGTATTATAAGATTGTACAGAAGTATTGTAGTCATTACGAGCAACATTGATTCTGTTTTCAGTTCCTTCCAATTGTGCTTGTAGCCCACGGAAGGCATCATTGGCACGAAGGGTTGGATAATTTTCAGTAACAACTAAAAGCCTACCTAATGCTTGAGAAAGTTGACCTTGTGCATCTTGAAATTCTTTCAATTTTTCAGGAGTAAGATTTGTTGGGTCTACTTTTACTTGCGTAGCGGAGGCTCTGGCTTGGATCACATTTTCCAAAGTAGATTTTTCGAAATTTGCTTCGCCTTTTACTGTATTGACAAGATTTGGGATTAGATCGGCCCTTCTTTGATAAGCACTCTGTACATTGGCCCAAGCCGTTTGAGATTGGGTATCTTCTTTTACCAAACCATTATACTTGGAGCAACCGAAGCCTCCAACAATAATAACAATAATAATAAAAGCAATTAATCCTTTTTTCATAGTGAATTTTTTAAAATTTGTTCTTCTCAAATTTACAAGAATTATTCCAATGTCTTTTACCGCTCATGTAAAAGGAAGGAAGTTGACTGCCTTATGACAATCTGGCAATTTTTCAGTTAAATAATTGATGTTATAGATTAAAACTATATTAAAATAGATTATTCATTTGCAAATAAAAATATTTAATTCCGATATTTGCACCGTCAATCAATCGAAAATAAAACACACAAATATTATGAGTAAAGTATTAGGTATCGGAAGCATATTTCCAGAATTTTCAAAGACAGCATGTGTAGAAATAGATGTAGATGCTCCAGGTAAAGAATTTACAACTATCGACAACAGCTATATCAAAGGGAAATGGGCTGTATTGTTTTGGTGGCCAAAAGATTTCACATTCGTATGTCCTACTGAAATCGCTGAATTCAACAACAATTTTGATGAATTCGATGACAGAGACACAGTATTGTTAGGTGCTTCTACAGATTCTGAATTTGTACATTTAGCTTGGAGAAGAGACAACGAAAATTTGAGAGATCTTAAATTCCCAATGATCGCTGATACTTCTAAAACTTTAGCTGAAGAATTAGGAATCTTGGCTGAACCAGAAAAAGTTGCTTATCGTGCAACATTTATAATTGATCCAGATGGTATCATCCGTTGGGTAAGTGTAAATGATTTGAACGTAGGTCGTAATGTACAAGAGGTTGTACGTGTATTGGATGCATTGCAAACAGACGAACTTTGTCCTTGTAATTGGAAAAAAGGCGAAAAAACTTTGAATGAAACTTTAGGTTTATAATTCAATCCGAGCTTTTAAAATCGTAGGGCAGGATGTAATTATCCTGCCTTTTTACTAAAATATAGAATTATTATGGCTGAAATAACAAATGAAACACTTGTGAAATTATTGGAAACTGTAAAAGTTTCTGGTTATGAAGCATCTGAAAATGCGCAAACATTGATCGACGTGGAAGCGCGTTATTTGAAAGATTTGAAAATAAATGTGGGTAATGTTATTAACAACACCCAATATTTAAATAAGAAAGAAGCGGCTTTATTGGCGTTAGCAACAGCTATCAACGAAAAGTCTGATGTCTTGAAAAAAGGATTTACAGAATTAGCCAAAGAAAATGGTGCTACAGCAGAGGAATTAGCGGAAGTAGTTGCAGCAACTTCTTTAATGAATGCTAATAATGTATTTTATCGTTTCCGTCACTTCGTAAATAAAGATTCATACAACTCTATGCCTGCTGGTATCAAGATGAGTATTATGATGAATCCTGTATTGGGAAAAGAATTTTTTGAACTATTGAGCTTGGCTGTATCTTCTTTAAACGGTTGCGAAATGTGTGTTACATCACACGAAGCATCTGTAAGACAACATGGTGGCTCAGAACAAAGAATATTCGAAGCTGTGAAATTAGTAGCTATTATCAGAAGCTTTGTCGTGGTATTGAGTTAGTAATAGGTTCGGTGTTTTTTTAAGTAAGAAAGCGAAAGTCATAGACTTTCGCTTTTATTTTTTAGTTGGTGAGATACAATTAATCTGCTTTTTTGATACTGCCCATACCGCTGACTTGTTTGGTAACCGTCGCAGTTCCTTTATAAGAAATACTGCCTGCTCCACTAATTTGCGCGTTTAGCGTTTTACTTGCAAATACGTCCGCACTACCCATACCAGATATGTCAATAGTCAGATTCTCAGTTAATAAATCATAACAATGCGCACTTCCTGCACCACTAATAGAAATAGATCCATCCTTTATCTGTCCTTTTAATTTTATATCACCAGCTCCAGAAATGTCCGTACTAAATTTGGGAGCATCAATATCCAAATCAATATTGCCTGCGCCACTAGTAGATACACTTAATTCATCATTGCTAGTTAATTGATTAGTTCCTTTAATGTCACCAGCTCCGGAAACATCAATACTTTTAAACTGAGGCGAAGTGAGATACACTTTAATCGATTTACTTGTGCTGTACTTAAATCCATCCTCAGTTCCTAATTCGAGTTTGTCGCCAGTTTGAGTGATTTTTATGTGAGAGATAATATTGTCATCTCCTTCAATTTTCACGGGAGCAGTTGGTCCTTGTGTTAGATAAATATCAAATGTGCCAGAAAGATCGACATTGTGAAACTCATTTACGGATTTGGTTAAAGTGGCAATATTACCGTTGCCTTTTACGCGTTTGCCATTGAAATTAAAACAAGAGGCAAATAAGAGAGCACTTAATGAAAGCGTAGCTACAATTTTCATATAATAATTATTGGTTGGTTGTATTAAGATTTTGGTCAAAAATTACATTGACTTTGTAATGAAAGGGGGTATAATATTCACGTAAAATTTGGGATATTTTATCTTGAGAACGTTTGATATAAGTAGGATTATTTTCCATTTGTTGGCGT from Rhizosphaericola mali includes:
- a CDS encoding TPM domain-containing protein, whose amino-acid sequence is MFSILRKKPQQYFTESQQQDIVAAIQSAEKNTSGEIRLFIESHCRFVDPIDRAKELFDGLEMEKTLLRNGVLVYIAIKDRQLAVYGDEGIHQKVGVSFWEKEIAYLLSHFKQENYVVSIIKVIIEIGEVLHSHFPYDPNTDKNELPDEIVFGK
- a CDS encoding LemA family protein; protein product: MKKGLIAFIIIVIIVGGFGCSKYNGLVKEDTQSQTAWANVQSAYQRRADLIPNLVNTVKGEANFEKSTLENVIQARASATQVKVDPTNLTPEKLKEFQDAQGQLSQALGRLLVVTENYPTLRANDAFRGLQAQLEGTENRINVARNDYNTSVQSYNTAVRTFPGNIIAGISGFKAKAPFEADAAAQKAPEVKF
- a CDS encoding carboxymuconolactone decarboxylase family protein is translated as MAEITNETLVKLLETVKVSGYEASENAQTLIDVEARYLKDLKINVGNVINNTQYLNKKEAALLALATAINEKSDVLKKGFTELAKENGATAEELAEVVAATSLMNANNVFYRFRHFVNKDSYNSMPAGIKMSIMMNPVLGKEFFELLSLAVSSLNGCEMCVTSHEASVRQHGGSEQRIFEAVKLVAIIRSFVVVLS
- a CDS encoding peroxiredoxin, with translation MSKVLGIGSIFPEFSKTACVEIDVDAPGKEFTTIDNSYIKGKWAVLFWWPKDFTFVCPTEIAEFNNNFDEFDDRDTVLLGASTDSEFVHLAWRRDNENLRDLKFPMIADTSKTLAEELGILAEPEKVAYRATFIIDPDGIIRWVSVNDLNVGRNVQEVVRVLDALQTDELCPCNWKKGEKTLNETLGL
- a CDS encoding head GIN domain-containing protein, coding for MKIVATLSLSALLFASCFNFNGKRVKGNGNIATLTKSVNEFHNVDLSGTFDIYLTQGPTAPVKIEGDDNIISHIKITQTGDKLELGTEDGFKYSTSKSIKVYLTSPQFKSIDVSGAGDIKGTNQLTSNDELSVSTSGAGNIDLDIDAPKFSTDISGAGDIKLKGQIKDGSISISGAGSAHCYDLLTENLTIDISGMGSADVFASKTLNAQISGAGSISYKGTATVTKQVSGMGSIKKAD